The genomic stretch GTGGGATTGAACATTTCAGGCCTCCCATCCAGCTGAGCCGGTCCAGCATAAGGACCCCGACCTAACTGCTTTCCCATCCCTGGAACTGCCAATGGAGCCATCATTCTCCTACTCGTATGAGGTGATTCTCGATAACTCAAAGAAATGTTCTGAGACAGCCTTTCCTTCCTTTGGCAACAACACGGTTGATCATCAATCGTTGAAAAAAGAGGGCCCTTTTTAATGGATCTGTTTCCAACTCTAAGTTTCTCCGCATTTTCAGCATTACTTTCCACAACCTCAGCAGAAGAAGCCTGTGCAGCAGCAGCATCTTTGACCAAAGGCTCATTACAAGTGCCCAAGAAACCCGACCAAGAACTGTTTTGATGTTCATGCGGCGCTATTCGTTCTGAACAGTCCACATCTACCCTATTTTCTACAGAGTTTGAAATGGTGGACGTTGCTGAAACAGGAGAATCTGATGAATCCCCATCAACTAAATCCTGCTGATCTTGAGAAGAATGAACCTGGCTGGTAGTTAACGATGAGTTCCCTTGAAAGTCTTCCGAGCCCATAGCTCCTGGACTAGGAAGAAACGAACCTGGCGGTCCTGGAATGGGAATTGGGTCAATCTCAGGAAAGGAGCTTGCTTGCCCATCCTCGGAATCCTCATCAACTCTATCGTTtccattttgctcatttgcacCATTATCGTCATCCTCTGCGGTAGAAAATTCTCCCCCATCTGTGAAAAGAGAAACCTTAGCTGTTCCTAGGAATTGCTGGGAGTGAGTCTTAAAGCGACTATTCATATGGTTATCATACTCAGAACTGAAGTATCCGCTCAAGCCCCAACTTGCATCCTCCATGGCCAACCCGGATGGCACGTCAGCACCATTCACATCGTCGTTGACTTCATTTGGATTAGATTTTATGCTATCAATTCTCTCTGGTAAACCAGTGCACACTGCAAAAGAAGGCTGTATGTTCTCTCCCTCAATCTCATCGAAGCAATGACTTGCTGATGGCGTACTCCTGAAAGGAGTTGCTTTCTCCCTGGGTAAAGGACTTCCCTCTCCTCTTTCTTGTCCAATAGCACGTTCACTAAAAGACATATCATCAAAAGAATCTTCCCCAGCAGATTGATGTTCAGAAGGATCCTGGCCCACATCATAACAACGTTGCAATTTAGGTTGCAAGGCCGCCACCTTCTCACCCATTTCTTTAGCCAAAAGCATGTTTGACTTCTCAAAGTTTGAGCACTTTTCAGTCCTATTGGACTTGGAATTGATCTCAGGTGATTGGCAAAGAGAAAGCACCCTTTTTCTCAATGTGGAGAATCTCAAAGCTTTTCTCGAGAACGCACGAGAGTTCCTCGACGACCTCGCATTCATGTTGCGAGAAATGCCATAATCACTATCTGGGCTCGCATGTATTTCAAGAGTCTTGTTTCTAACAAGCTGCGATGGGCAATGTTCAGAATTGTCTTGAAGATTCAACAAGGGACTGCTGTCACCAAGGGAGTTGTCCTTGCGAAACTTTCGTTTAGCTGGGGAAAGAGACCTCACTGTAACGTCACCAGTTCTGCCACCCACCAAGCTTCCCAATCTTTTTCTTCCTGGAGCCTGCTCCATCTTGTCAATCATTTGAGATCCATCCAACGGCTTTTCCTTCCCCTCACTCATTTGCTGGTCAGACGGACATGACGACTTCTGAAGTCCACTGTCCATAATAAGATTACTTCCGGGGCATGATTGATCACTTTCAACCAGCAAATTCTGAGCCAGATGCAGTTGACATCTCAGAGGTGGAAACTCTCTAGTTGCCGCCTTCTTTGCTAGACCCGTTCTCTTCGACGATGCCCATGTTCTGAGAGATCCAGAATCACCCGGTTTCATTAGCCCTTGGGATCTTGAAGTCTGTCTTTGAGATCCCACACTACCTTCTTGCAGTGTATTATGCTTTTTATGATTACCAATGACCTGTTGACAAGGATTTGCACCCATAAATGCATTGTAACAAACCTACCTAAAGCAAGCATGATATTGGAGAAACATGTTGAACATGGCAAAGCACTTAGATTTAGCTTATAAGTTGAATGAAAAAATCGTAAGAGCAAGGCTTGCCGAAGTGGTTAATACGCAGTCTTATCAGTTCCAAGGTCAGGGTTCAACGTTCATACTAAAACCctttaaaataaataagaaagaGGAAGGAGTAAGGAAAAGGAACCATGATAATGCAAAAAGGAGAACGTTTCGTGAACTCCACATGAGATTAAATCGCTAATAGAAACAATTTTTGCTCTAGGAAATACCAGTAAGTTAGTTCGAAGATTTCCATCCAAGAAAATTCTGCCGCTGTCGGCGAGAGTGCATGCATGAACGCGCCGGCATGAGCCAGAGAGGAGAAGAGAGGAGCGGATAGATAcaataaaaaagcaaaagcgGCAAACCTGCAATTCATGTGCCTTTCGAGAatgaatcttcttgcccttggAAGAAACTTTTAGATACTTGTGATGTTTTGACCCATGGAGCCTCCTCTTCTTTGAGAACGCCTTTCTTCCTTTGCTTCCTCTCAAAGATCTCTTCAGTCCTAAATCCTCCCGAACAGGCGAGACTAATGACGCATCATTAAACTTGGACAATATCCTGAGTTTAGTGCCATTGGCATCTATATACACTGCCCCAGCATCATTAGCACCATCACCATTAAGCACTGAcaaggttttctttttcccttcagcAGATGGCTCGGCATCTCTAGGCAAGCATGAAACCCCAGCCCAATTTGAACCATTCCTTCTGTCAAGCTCCTCTAAAGTGCATCTCGGCGCTTTTGTGTATATATCCACCATCAACCTAATCTTTCTTGGCTTAATTCTTGGACGGATCAATTTATCAGCTGCCTCTTTAGGTGTAGATTCAATTGAGAGGCATTGATCAATGTGGGCATTCAAGGTGGTGTTGGAAGAGGATGAAAAAGTCTTGCAGACAGGGCAAACTTTTGATGCCATCGCTTCTGATATGCTAGTACAATTTGAGGAAATATCTTCTGTTGAGCTACGCTCAGACTTCCCACCAAATTTTACTATCAACCGGCACTTCTTGCCAGATGGCTGGCTTGTGCTCACGGCTTTGCCGGAAGTAGCTTCCTTATCCTTTCGGACTGAGCTTTCAACCAAAGCGTCAGTTTCTACAACCGAGCTAGGTTGCCTACTTGTGGACACGGGCTCAATCTGTGACCCAGAAACAGCGCTTGTCGTTATCAATGGATAATCATCATCGCCTCCAGATTTCAAGGAGCTAATGTCTTTGCAGGATGGTACGATATGACGATCCGAATTGGAATTGACATCCGAGTCAAACGAAGGGAGATCACTGCTAGGTCTGGAACTAGGTCGTTCACTCCTTTCCCAATTGCTGCTTATGCTTCTTTTATTGAGCGATCTAGCTTCAACCTTGCATCTCTTTGACAACTGAGTTCTCAAGGTATCAGGATGCTGAAAGGGCGGCAATAGATCCTTCACACCATGCTTCAAGCAAAGCTGCAAGTTCTTGAGGGAGAAAGGCCAGTTGGTCTGGATATTTTTGCTCCTGGCTTTGAAAACATACTCTCTGCAGCAAATTAAAGAAAGGGGGTCCACGTTAATACTACAGCATCCAAAAATGGAGTGACAGAATCTGAAGGATCGAAAATCTTCCTTTGAGCAAATCTAAGAGAGCAAGCATCAGGCCCTACGCTAGACCACAGTATTGTATGTCAACTCATGGAGAAATCATATGCAGCATATAGAAACCATATGAACAGTGAATCAAGAAACAGCCAAGAAATGCCCATATTACATCAAGATTCGGTATC from Rhodamnia argentea isolate NSW1041297 chromosome 2, ASM2092103v1, whole genome shotgun sequence encodes the following:
- the LOC115754155 gene encoding uncharacterized protein LOC115754155 translates to MLSIENPPPDPPCPCQVPLLNNPSFDERASTSHTLAFSEVDLQSKNSPPPPPPPNFSIREYVFKARSKNIQTNWPFSLKNLQLCLKHGVKDLLPPFQHPDTLRTQLSKRCKVEARSLNKRSISSNWERSERPSSRPSSDLPSFDSDVNSNSDRHIVPSCKDISSLKSGGDDDYPLITTSAVSGSQIEPVSTSRQPSSVVETDALVESSVRKDKEATSGKAVSTSQPSGKKCRLIVKFGGKSERSSTEDISSNCTSISEAMASKVCPVCKTFSSSSNTTLNAHIDQCLSIESTPKEAADKLIRPRIKPRKIRLMVDIYTKAPRCTLEELDRRNGSNWAGVSCLPRDAEPSAEGKKKTLSVLNGDGANDAGAVYIDANGTKLRILSKFNDASLVSPVREDLGLKRSLRGSKGRKAFSKKRRLHGSKHHKYLKVSSKGKKIHSRKAHELQVIGNHKKHNTLQEGSVGSQRQTSRSQGLMKPGDSGSLRTWASSKRTGLAKKAATREFPPLRCQLHLAQNLLVESDQSCPGSNLIMDSGLQKSSCPSDQQMSEGKEKPLDGSQMIDKMEQAPGRKRLGSLVGGRTGDVTVRSLSPAKRKFRKDNSLGDSSPLLNLQDNSEHCPSQLVRNKTLEIHASPDSDYGISRNMNARSSRNSRAFSRKALRFSTLRKRVLSLCQSPEINSKSNRTEKCSNFEKSNMLLAKEMGEKVAALQPKLQRCYDVGQDPSEHQSAGEDSFDDMSFSERAIGQERGEGSPLPREKATPFRSTPSASHCFDEIEGENIQPSFAVCTGLPERIDSIKSNPNEVNDDVNGADVPSGLAMEDASWGLSGYFSSEYDNHMNSRFKTHSQQFLGTAKVSLFTDGGEFSTAEDDDNGANEQNGNDRVDEDSEDGQASSFPEIDPIPIPGPPGSFLPSPGAMGSEDFQGNSSLTTSQVHSSQDQQDLVDGDSSDSPVSATSTISNSVENRVDVDCSERIAPHEHQNSSWSGFLGTCNEPLVKDAAAAQASSAEVVESNAENAEKLRVGNRSIKKGPLFSTIDDQPCCCQRKERLSQNISLSYRESPHTSRRMMAPLAVPGMGKQLGRGPYAGPAQLDGRPEMFNPTGYVAVRSERSASPTIFSSRDPVTYPDDRLNGPGRGDCDLASPSASNPILRLMGKDLVVVNKEEDSSVPLGQSESQTGAQENNPSRQFLLYSGVLSAGGQSQKYGLTDHLVIQGSKITREDLNGTGEPHFGAGALGSSSISFLNSKIAKVPPGAFATQQRLVNGFMEARDYNGGYSSSTQICQPVDVPNSFTMHNQVRIVSFPETQPKKAGSPANLPKEIIVIDDAPENKEANLLKNPEIFRDHMPLSRTVDCDPRQGNPFFPHQSQDHLYYGGYPADFSARSNANAVASSHNAEGSMLQQATFTASSSSRGHLRPGIRYPNLS